A stretch of the Mesorhizobium sp. Pch-S genome encodes the following:
- a CDS encoding GNAT family N-acetyltransferase, translated as MKTTLTTHSGFRFDIRRARLADEPVVAEFFKHVTPEDLRFRFLGTMKQVSHERLVAMTRSDDASIHNFLAFSTDGMLIAVATLASDATGKRGEVAICIRQDRKHLGVGWEFLRHLARYAQEQGLETLQSIEDRENHATIELEREMGFTVSTDPDDPTLVVVERKLSTTALPG; from the coding sequence ATGAAGACCACGCTGACCACCCACTCCGGATTTCGTTTTGACATCCGCCGCGCGCGTCTTGCAGATGAACCGGTCGTGGCCGAATTCTTCAAGCATGTTACCCCCGAGGATCTGCGTTTCCGCTTCCTGGGCACGATGAAGCAAGTATCTCATGAGCGCCTGGTGGCGATGACTCGCTCCGATGATGCGAGCATTCACAACTTCCTTGCCTTTTCCACCGACGGCATGCTGATTGCAGTGGCCACGCTCGCCAGCGATGCAACAGGAAAGCGCGGCGAGGTCGCAATCTGCATCCGTCAGGACCGCAAGCATCTCGGTGTCGGCTGGGAGTTCCTGCGCCATCTCGCGCGTTATGCTCAAGAGCAAGGCCTCGAAACGCTACAGTCGATTGAGGACCGCGAGAACCATGCCACAATCGAACTCGAGCGCGAGATGGGCTTTACGGTTTCGACCGATCCTGATGACCCGACGCTCGTTGTAGTCGAACGCAAACTGAGCACCACTGCCTTGCCTGGATAG
- a CDS encoding helix-turn-helix domain-containing protein gives MYAQTSANIELPSVFPRQAPTALFEGSAIQPVSFFSPGAEIYAQGEKVKAIYEVEFGAVRVYRLLADGRRQISAFHFAGETFGFEGDAMHHFFAEAINSTSVRVFRIGSGTDLSHHLLPLALKGLTRAQEHLLVLGRQNAIERVAAFLLDMAERQGDLRQIDLPMSRIDIGDYLGLTIETVSRVFSRLKEKGVIRLHSLRRIEMLKRDTLRAMGE, from the coding sequence ATGTACGCACAGACTTCTGCCAATATCGAATTGCCGTCAGTGTTTCCCCGGCAAGCACCAACAGCCTTATTCGAAGGATCGGCGATACAACCGGTGAGCTTCTTTTCGCCCGGCGCGGAAATCTATGCCCAAGGCGAAAAAGTGAAAGCCATTTACGAAGTCGAGTTCGGCGCTGTCCGCGTCTACAGGCTACTCGCCGATGGACGCAGGCAGATCAGTGCTTTTCACTTTGCAGGCGAGACCTTCGGTTTTGAAGGCGACGCCATGCATCATTTCTTCGCCGAGGCGATCAACTCGACCAGTGTGCGCGTCTTCCGCATCGGCTCGGGAACGGACCTGTCCCACCACCTCCTGCCTCTCGCGCTCAAGGGATTGACCAGAGCACAGGAACATCTGCTCGTGCTGGGTCGCCAGAACGCGATCGAACGCGTCGCCGCTTTCCTGCTCGACATGGCCGAGCGCCAAGGGGATTTACGGCAGATAGATCTGCCGATGTCTCGCATCGACATCGGAGACTATCTTGGCCTTACCATCGAAACCGTCTCGCGCGTCTTCAGCCGGTTGAAGGAAAAGGGCGTCATTCGCCTCCACAGCCTTCGCCGGATCGAGATGCTCAAGCGGGATACCCTGCGCGCCATGGGCGAATGA
- a CDS encoding zinc-dependent alcohol dehydrogenase family protein, with translation MKAMVLDRPRTALVLVNRPDPTPGPGEIRVRVEACAVCRTDLHVVDGELPCPKSPLVPGHEIVGVVDLIGEGVAPSRLGQRVGIPWLGHTCGRCSYCTRAAENLCDQPLFTGYTRDGGFASHVIADDAFAFDLDAAANPVALAPLLCAGLIGWRCLKKAGDGRHLGLYGFGAAAHIITQVALWQRRRIFAFTRRGDDRAQEFARSLGAEWVGASDELPPVKLDAAIIFAPVGELVPAALRAVCKGGRVVCGGIHMSDIPSMPYELLWQEREVLSVANLTRSDAQEFFPIAQQAGVHTYTTTYRLEDANQALDDLRTGRLNGAAVLQP, from the coding sequence ATGAAGGCGATGGTGTTGGACAGGCCACGTACGGCCCTGGTTCTTGTCAATCGCCCTGACCCGACCCCTGGACCAGGCGAAATCAGGGTGAGGGTTGAAGCATGCGCTGTCTGCCGGACCGACCTGCATGTCGTCGACGGCGAGTTACCATGTCCCAAGAGTCCACTCGTACCCGGCCACGAAATCGTCGGCGTCGTCGACCTCATCGGTGAGGGAGTGGCGCCGAGCCGGCTCGGTCAGCGTGTCGGCATTCCCTGGCTTGGACACACATGTGGGCGTTGCAGCTACTGCACGCGTGCGGCTGAAAACCTCTGCGACCAACCTCTGTTTACCGGCTACACGCGCGATGGCGGTTTTGCCAGTCACGTCATCGCAGATGATGCCTTCGCATTCGATCTCGACGCGGCTGCAAATCCGGTGGCACTGGCACCGCTGCTGTGCGCTGGCCTCATTGGTTGGCGCTGCCTGAAGAAGGCAGGCGATGGTCGACACCTTGGGCTCTACGGCTTCGGGGCGGCTGCGCACATCATCACCCAGGTAGCGCTTTGGCAGCGGCGCAGGATTTTCGCCTTTACGCGCAGGGGCGACGACCGGGCGCAGGAATTTGCGCGTTCGTTGGGCGCGGAGTGGGTTGGCGCATCCGACGAACTGCCGCCAGTCAAGCTCGATGCCGCGATCATATTCGCCCCTGTTGGCGAACTGGTACCTGCTGCGTTGCGGGCAGTGTGCAAAGGCGGGCGCGTGGTTTGCGGTGGCATCCATATGAGCGATATCCCTTCGATGCCCTACGAGCTGCTTTGGCAAGAAAGGGAGGTGCTTTCGGTGGCGAACCTGACGCGTAGCGATGCACAGGAGTTTTTCCCGATTGCGCAACAGGCAGGAGTGCACACCTACACCACGACCTATCGGCTTGAAGACGCGAACCAGGCGCTCGACGACCTGCGCACGGGCAGGCTCAACGGGGCTGCGGTTCTGCAGCCTTGA
- a CDS encoding heavy metal translocating P-type ATPase — translation MKESILRRALLAFAVLGLASGVTIWFVGTGPLPPETIWTVATMPIVVMLAISILRDFWIGRVGVDAIALISMAAGLSLGQPLAAIVVAIMYAGGTVLEDFARGRAERSLRALADRAPRVAHRKSATGTETVSVDQVAVGDELLVHAGELLPVDGTLTDAAALLDESAVTGEPLPVRRSALEPLRSGTVNAGDSFFMRASATAERSTYAAIMRMVAAAQTVKAPFIRIADRLALLLLPLTLLVAAAAWYVSNDPIRGLAVLVVATPCPLILAAPVAFIGGVSRAARAGILMKGSSALEALARIRTTVFDKTGTLTIGGAELVEIDIAPHQRADELLRLLASLEQASHHVLANTIVQLARKKGLVLCQPHQVREHRGEGLEGQVDGVTLAAGSRSLVLADKALPYWAQDGEEKHRDAAVLRVFLALNGELAGIFTFADTLRADVHDTLDALRAHGVNRIMLLTGDDDKAANKVAASLGLDATISKATPADKVRTVEAEKRVAPTMMVGDGINDAPALAAADVGIALAARGGTVSSEAADVVVLTDRLQLVAEALVIAKHTRMIALQSIAVGLVLSGAAMILAALGMITPVAGALLQEGIDVAVILNALRALGGADASSIRQKRAIKAAEPQPR, via the coding sequence ATGAAAGAATCGATATTGCGGCGTGCACTCCTGGCTTTCGCCGTTCTGGGATTGGCAAGCGGCGTGACGATCTGGTTCGTCGGCACGGGTCCGCTTCCGCCGGAAACGATCTGGACGGTGGCCACCATGCCAATCGTTGTCATGCTGGCAATATCGATCCTGCGTGATTTCTGGATCGGCCGGGTGGGCGTCGATGCCATCGCGCTCATCTCGATGGCAGCGGGGCTCAGTCTTGGCCAGCCTCTGGCGGCGATCGTCGTCGCCATCATGTATGCAGGTGGAACGGTACTGGAAGACTTTGCTCGAGGACGTGCAGAGCGAAGCCTGCGCGCTTTGGCCGATCGAGCCCCCCGCGTGGCGCATCGGAAGTCAGCAACCGGTACGGAGACCGTCTCGGTCGATCAGGTCGCTGTGGGTGACGAACTCTTGGTGCATGCCGGGGAATTGCTTCCGGTTGATGGCACCTTGACTGATGCCGCAGCCCTTCTCGATGAATCCGCCGTAACGGGGGAGCCTTTGCCCGTGCGACGGAGCGCCCTCGAGCCGTTGCGCAGTGGTACCGTCAATGCCGGAGACAGTTTTTTCATGCGCGCCTCGGCGACCGCCGAAAGAAGCACCTATGCAGCAATCATGCGCATGGTCGCGGCAGCGCAAACCGTCAAAGCGCCGTTCATTCGTATAGCGGACCGGCTCGCCCTGCTTTTGCTTCCACTCACCCTGCTGGTCGCTGCGGCCGCCTGGTATGTCTCCAACGATCCCATCCGCGGCCTCGCAGTCTTGGTGGTGGCGACGCCTTGCCCGCTGATCCTGGCGGCGCCGGTCGCCTTTATCGGTGGCGTATCGCGTGCCGCGCGAGCAGGCATCCTGATGAAAGGCAGTTCCGCCCTGGAGGCCCTTGCCAGGATACGGACCACCGTCTTTGACAAGACGGGTACGTTGACCATCGGCGGTGCCGAACTGGTTGAGATCGACATTGCCCCCCATCAGCGTGCTGACGAGCTTCTGCGGCTGTTGGCGTCCCTGGAGCAAGCCTCGCACCATGTCCTTGCGAACACCATAGTCCAGCTCGCACGCAAGAAAGGCCTTGTGCTTTGCCAACCGCATCAGGTTCGCGAACATCGTGGGGAAGGTCTTGAAGGACAAGTCGACGGCGTGACTTTGGCCGCAGGCTCAAGGTCGCTTGTCCTCGCCGACAAAGCGCTACCGTATTGGGCCCAGGATGGCGAAGAGAAGCATCGCGATGCGGCGGTACTCAGGGTCTTCTTGGCCCTGAATGGTGAGCTTGCCGGGATATTCACTTTCGCCGACACGCTCAGGGCTGATGTTCACGACACGCTGGATGCGTTGCGGGCCCATGGCGTGAACCGGATTATGCTCCTTACCGGGGATGACGACAAAGCCGCCAATAAAGTCGCGGCTTCTCTCGGTCTCGATGCCACAATCTCCAAAGCCACACCTGCAGACAAAGTCAGAACGGTTGAAGCAGAAAAGCGCGTGGCGCCGACAATGATGGTCGGTGACGGTATCAACGATGCCCCTGCACTCGCCGCTGCCGATGTCGGCATAGCTTTGGCGGCTAGAGGTGGAACCGTTTCATCCGAAGCGGCCGATGTCGTCGTTTTGACCGACAGGCTGCAACTGGTGGCAGAAGCATTGGTGATCGCCAAGCATACGCGGATGATCGCACTTCAGAGCATCGCCGTCGGGCTGGTTCTATCCGGCGCGGCAATGATCTTGGCTGCCTTGGGCATGATTACGCCGGTGGCTGGCGCACTGCTGCAGGAGGGCATTGATGTCGCCGTGATCCTCAATGCCTTGCGCGCTCTTGGCGGAGCAGATGCAAGCTCCATCAGGCAAAAGCGCGCGATCAAGGCTGCAGAACCGCAGCCCCGTTGA
- a CDS encoding DUF302 domain-containing protein — MKAKLGEEFRPYIMLGTCNAHFAWRALLAEDKVGALLPCNVIVTETAPGTGEVAAADPVTAMGIIANPRLTAISEDVQQLLQEVIVEL, encoded by the coding sequence ATGAAAGCCAAGCTCGGCGAAGAATTCAGGCCATACATCATGTTGGGAACGTGCAACGCGCATTTTGCCTGGCGCGCGCTCCTGGCAGAAGACAAGGTCGGAGCGCTGTTGCCGTGCAATGTGATTGTGACAGAAACGGCACCTGGCACGGGCGAGGTGGCTGCGGCGGATCCGGTCACGGCGATGGGGATCATCGCCAATCCGAGGCTCACCGCCATTTCCGAGGACGTCCAGCAATTGCTGCAGGAAGTCATAGTCGAACTGTGA
- a CDS encoding bifunctional acetate--CoA ligase family protein/GNAT family N-acetyltransferase: protein MTVRNLEYAISPRSVVVVGASERVASVGKVVFDNITSGGFAGEIWPLNPKYTQLRGHRCYAKVADLPGIPDLAVIATPPITVPALVRELGEKGTRAAVVITAGLTSSGGLLEAMLDAAKPSLMRIIGPNTVGLMIPPIKLNASFAHMPARPGNIALLSQSGAIATSLIDWAAENGVGFSRILSLGDMADVDVGDCLDMLAGDVHTRAIVMYLETITNPRKFMSAARAAGRLKPVIGIKPGRHEQAAKAATTHTGALAAADKVVEAAFGRAGVLRVNDLGELLDAAEMLAHHKPLEQARVGIITNGGGAGVLAIDRLMDRGGELAELAAPTIERLNVVLPATWSRANPIDIIGDAKPERYRAALEALAEDPQTDVILVMNCPTGLGSSTEAAKVVAELGDGGRISGKPLLACWLGEHSARAGRAILNEAGIANFGTPEDAATAASYLCEWSRVQRALLRVPSAGRAAPMDCKEAVYPILRQAAAEGRRMLTEPEAKAVIAFYGMDIPQTIIAGSSAKVAEAANQLLEISPTIAVKLLSKTVSHKSDVGGVALNVRSADEAARVAKAIENRLHAEVPTALLDGFTVQEMIERKDAQELILGMHLDPVFGPVMLFGAGGVAVEVLNDTAIGLPPLDNVLAGDLVDRTRISRLLAGYRDRKPADREAIIAALTSLSQLIVDFPCLVSIDINPLLVDVAGAVALDARIEIDPDRVEEQGPNPGLLIRPLPTGWSRDFRSDGMAFHIRPIAPADAALYPQFLAKISPDDLRLRFLAPRKNFPDQMLKRLTQLDYDRDMAFAVLEKDTGMLAAIGRLCCDPDHTSGEYALLVRTDLQGHGVGWHLLSQIVDYARAERLARIEGIVLNENQKMLAMCREFGFSVAHLPNEPGLSAVSLEINPPEPRSWGLGVFPTSSVSSGR from the coding sequence ATGACTGTCCGGAACCTCGAATATGCCATCTCGCCACGATCAGTCGTTGTCGTGGGAGCATCCGAACGCGTAGCGTCAGTCGGCAAGGTCGTATTCGACAACATCACAAGCGGCGGGTTTGCGGGTGAGATATGGCCGCTCAACCCGAAATACACACAACTGCGTGGCCATCGCTGCTACGCGAAGGTTGCCGACCTGCCAGGCATCCCCGACCTGGCCGTGATCGCAACTCCGCCGATCACCGTTCCCGCTCTCGTGCGGGAGCTGGGTGAGAAGGGAACACGTGCAGCCGTTGTCATCACAGCGGGTCTCACCAGCAGCGGCGGTCTGCTCGAGGCAATGCTCGATGCAGCCAAACCCTCGCTAATGCGCATCATCGGCCCGAACACGGTAGGACTGATGATCCCGCCGATAAAACTCAATGCCAGTTTTGCCCATATGCCTGCCCGGCCAGGCAACATCGCCTTGCTCTCACAATCGGGAGCCATCGCCACATCGCTGATCGATTGGGCTGCGGAGAACGGCGTCGGCTTTTCCAGGATCCTCTCACTGGGGGACATGGCTGACGTCGATGTCGGGGACTGCCTCGACATGCTGGCCGGAGACGTCCACACGCGCGCGATCGTGATGTATCTCGAAACGATCACCAACCCACGCAAGTTCATGTCGGCGGCGCGCGCGGCCGGCCGCCTCAAACCGGTCATCGGCATCAAGCCGGGACGGCACGAACAGGCCGCCAAAGCGGCAACGACCCATACGGGGGCGCTTGCGGCTGCAGACAAGGTCGTCGAGGCCGCGTTTGGGCGGGCAGGGGTACTGCGCGTGAATGACCTGGGCGAACTGCTTGATGCCGCCGAGATGCTTGCCCATCACAAGCCACTGGAACAGGCTCGGGTCGGCATCATCACAAATGGCGGAGGAGCCGGCGTTCTTGCGATTGACCGGCTCATGGATCGCGGCGGTGAACTGGCTGAGCTTGCCGCGCCAACGATCGAGCGGCTCAACGTGGTGCTGCCCGCCACCTGGTCCCGTGCAAACCCGATCGACATCATCGGTGACGCGAAGCCCGAACGCTACAGGGCAGCATTGGAAGCGCTGGCCGAAGACCCGCAGACCGATGTGATCCTGGTGATGAACTGTCCGACGGGGCTTGGCTCCTCGACCGAAGCCGCCAAGGTCGTCGCTGAACTTGGCGATGGTGGTCGGATTTCCGGAAAGCCGCTGCTTGCCTGCTGGCTTGGTGAGCATAGCGCTCGCGCAGGTCGCGCCATCCTGAACGAGGCCGGCATCGCAAATTTCGGAACACCCGAGGACGCGGCGACCGCGGCGTCGTATCTGTGCGAATGGTCGCGCGTCCAGCGCGCGCTTCTGCGCGTCCCGTCCGCCGGGCGAGCGGCGCCTATGGATTGCAAGGAGGCGGTCTATCCGATCCTGCGGCAGGCCGCGGCTGAAGGGCGTCGCATGCTGACGGAACCGGAAGCCAAGGCCGTCATCGCCTTCTATGGCATGGATATTCCACAAACCATCATTGCCGGGTCGAGTGCGAAGGTCGCGGAGGCTGCCAATCAGCTTCTCGAGATTTCACCCACGATTGCCGTCAAGCTGCTGTCGAAAACGGTCTCTCACAAATCGGACGTCGGTGGTGTGGCTCTCAATGTCAGGAGCGCCGATGAGGCCGCACGCGTGGCGAAAGCGATCGAGAACCGTCTTCATGCGGAAGTGCCCACGGCGCTCCTTGATGGCTTCACCGTCCAGGAAATGATTGAGCGCAAGGATGCGCAAGAACTCATCCTGGGCATGCATCTGGATCCGGTGTTCGGCCCGGTCATGCTGTTTGGTGCCGGCGGTGTTGCAGTTGAGGTGTTGAATGACACCGCGATTGGATTGCCGCCGCTCGACAACGTGCTTGCAGGGGACCTCGTCGACAGGACCCGCATAAGCCGTCTTCTGGCGGGCTATCGCGATCGAAAACCGGCAGACCGGGAGGCAATCATCGCCGCGCTGACCAGCCTCTCCCAGCTGATCGTGGATTTCCCATGCCTTGTTTCCATCGATATCAATCCACTGCTCGTCGATGTGGCAGGCGCGGTCGCCCTCGACGCGCGCATCGAAATCGATCCAGACCGCGTGGAGGAACAGGGACCAAACCCGGGGCTCTTGATAAGACCCCTTCCAACCGGATGGAGCCGCGATTTCCGGTCGGATGGAATGGCGTTTCACATCCGGCCGATTGCTCCGGCAGATGCCGCGCTCTACCCCCAGTTCTTGGCAAAAATCTCGCCAGACGATCTGCGGCTGCGGTTTCTCGCGCCGCGAAAGAACTTTCCTGATCAGATGCTGAAGCGGTTGACGCAACTCGACTACGACCGTGACATGGCCTTCGCCGTGCTCGAAAAAGACACGGGCATGCTGGCTGCAATCGGGCGTCTATGCTGCGACCCTGATCATACAAGCGGTGAATACGCCCTTCTCGTGCGCACAGACCTTCAAGGTCACGGAGTGGGATGGCACCTGCTCAGTCAGATCGTCGACTACGCCAGGGCCGAGCGTCTCGCCAGGATTGAGGGCATCGTCCTCAACGAGAATCAAAAAATGCTCGCCATGTGCCGGGAGTTCGGCTTCTCAGTGGCACATCTTCCCAACGAGCCCGGACTGTCGGCGGTCAGTCTTGAGATCAACCCGCCCGAACCACGATCTTGGGGCTTGGGTGTTTTCCCGACCAGTTCTGTGTCGAGTGGGAGATGA
- a CDS encoding cytochrome b, translating to MSENRLGYSSYQIALHWCIAALVLFQLFFGESMTTVVDATEEGHVVTGADQALGSAHYWVGLIILVLVLMRLGLRFASGAPVPADAGPRWMQAAARASHALFYVLLLATPIAGLLAFYLGDPWGDIHSLGKPAFIILIVAHVTAALYHHFWLRDGTLKKMMVPAR from the coding sequence ATGTCTGAAAATAGACTCGGCTACTCATCTTATCAGATTGCGCTGCATTGGTGCATTGCTGCGCTGGTGTTGTTTCAGCTGTTCTTCGGGGAGAGCATGACCACGGTGGTCGATGCCACCGAGGAGGGGCATGTCGTAACGGGGGCCGATCAGGCCCTCGGCTCGGCCCATTACTGGGTCGGCTTGATCATTCTCGTCCTGGTCCTCATGCGGCTTGGCTTGCGGTTTGCTTCAGGCGCGCCCGTGCCAGCAGATGCGGGTCCAAGGTGGATGCAGGCCGCGGCTCGGGCCTCCCATGCGCTCTTTTACGTCCTGCTGCTGGCGACCCCGATCGCTGGTCTTCTTGCCTTCTATCTCGGCGATCCGTGGGGTGACATTCACTCCCTCGGCAAGCCGGCTTTCATCATCCTGATTGTGGCCCATGTGACGGCAGCTCTCTACCATCACTTCTGGTTGCGCGACGGCACCCTCAAGAAAATGATGGTACCGGCGCGATAG
- a CDS encoding bifunctional aminoglycoside phosphotransferase/ATP-binding protein, which translates to MILQDQEPVVAMLTDPATYCEPGPVETLETHISRIFLIGRRAFKLKRAVKLPYVDFSTPALRLAACLKEVELNSETAPGLYLGVRRITRDDDRLVLDGAGELTDAVIEMARFDQSCLLDRMAISGQLTPDLMTQVARMIVRYHRGVPPSHSASGSLNIGGVLDINAAGFATSHVFAATEVEALTQALRTALSRHSRLLDDRAAAGRIRRCHGDLHLRNICLLNGGPHLFDCIEFNDQIATIDILYDLAFLLMDLWHRGLPHFANLVMNRYLDDADEEDGFVLLPFFMAVRAAVRAHVVATQVEEGAADAARLTSEARSYFELAHTLLSEHPPRLVAIGGLSGSGKTTVAEAIAHAIGAPPGARIVESDRIRKALHGVPAETKLPDKAYCPEVSERVYRQIAWRSDLILAEGGCALADAVFDKPGNRDSIERVARDRSVPFAGFWLTADPSVLWSRIRARKNNPSDADVDILSKQLQREAGLISWRMIQTDRPVDEIGLEIINAVGD; encoded by the coding sequence ATGATCCTGCAAGATCAGGAACCCGTGGTCGCGATGCTGACCGACCCGGCTACCTACTGCGAGCCGGGACCGGTCGAGACGCTCGAAACCCACATCTCCCGGATTTTTCTGATAGGGCGCCGCGCTTTCAAGCTGAAGCGCGCCGTCAAACTGCCCTATGTCGATTTCTCCACGCCTGCCCTGCGCCTTGCAGCGTGTCTGAAAGAGGTGGAGTTGAATTCAGAGACGGCCCCTGGCCTCTATCTCGGCGTCAGGCGTATCACCCGCGACGACGATCGGCTCGTGCTGGACGGGGCCGGAGAGCTGACCGATGCTGTGATCGAAATGGCTCGCTTCGATCAGTCCTGCCTTCTCGACCGCATGGCCATCAGCGGCCAACTCACCCCTGATTTGATGACGCAGGTCGCGCGGATGATCGTGCGCTATCACCGCGGCGTTCCGCCCAGTCATTCGGCCAGCGGATCTTTAAACATCGGCGGGGTGCTGGACATCAACGCGGCCGGCTTTGCAACGAGCCATGTCTTCGCGGCGACGGAAGTGGAAGCCCTGACCCAGGCTTTGAGGACCGCGCTGTCACGCCACTCCCGTTTGCTCGACGACCGCGCTGCGGCCGGCCGTATACGCCGATGCCATGGAGACCTGCATTTGCGCAACATCTGCCTTTTGAACGGTGGCCCACACCTTTTCGATTGCATCGAATTCAACGACCAGATCGCCACGATCGATATCCTCTACGACCTTGCCTTCCTGTTGATGGATTTGTGGCATCGTGGCCTTCCGCACTTCGCCAACCTTGTGATGAACCGCTATCTGGACGATGCCGACGAAGAGGATGGCTTCGTTCTTCTGCCATTCTTCATGGCGGTGCGCGCTGCGGTTCGTGCGCACGTGGTGGCAACCCAGGTGGAGGAGGGCGCTGCGGACGCTGCCAGACTGACGTCGGAGGCAAGGTCATATTTCGAGCTCGCGCACACGTTGCTGAGCGAGCATCCGCCGCGTCTGGTAGCGATCGGTGGCCTGAGCGGGTCTGGCAAAACTACGGTGGCTGAAGCAATTGCCCATGCCATCGGGGCGCCGCCCGGCGCCCGAATTGTCGAGAGCGACCGCATCCGCAAAGCCCTGCATGGTGTGCCGGCCGAGACGAAGCTTCCAGACAAGGCATACTGTCCCGAAGTTTCTGAACGCGTCTATCGCCAGATTGCCTGGCGCAGCGACCTCATTCTTGCCGAAGGCGGTTGCGCCTTGGCGGACGCCGTCTTCGACAAACCAGGCAACCGCGACAGCATCGAACGGGTCGCCCGCGACAGATCCGTGCCCTTCGCGGGGTTTTGGCTGACGGCTGATCCGTCGGTGCTCTGGTCTCGAATTCGGGCGCGCAAGAACAATCCCTCGGATGCCGACGTCGACATTCTTTCGAAGCAGTTGCAACGCGAGGCCGGGCTGATCAGCTGGCGCATGATCCAAACCGATCGTCCGGTCGACGAGATCGGTCTGGAGATCATCAACGCTGTTGGAGATTGA
- a CDS encoding universal stress protein: MPFKSVLTITGARQGEGDLKLVAGLCEEINAHMSVLVLVLAAPPSGGGYAAIVSPAWLEEREAEMRQLEKRTAIVSKMLSQSAVSADLSSNYPDEAWADEVIGRRARYADLTVLGPEVLATVTFKKRIVEAVLFWSGKPLLLVPQGAHATLKPKRVLVAWDASLESSRAVRESLDLLVGAAEVRIVMIDPIKDELHHGDEPGADIAAYLARHGVKVVVDRLPSSNQSVADLLFQHAIDTAAELMVMGAYGHSRLRERIFGGATRSAIDNPPLPIFLAR, translated from the coding sequence ATGCCGTTCAAATCAGTGCTTACGATCACCGGCGCCCGTCAAGGCGAAGGCGACCTGAAGCTCGTCGCTGGTCTCTGTGAAGAGATCAATGCCCACATGTCGGTTCTTGTCCTGGTGCTTGCTGCGCCGCCCTCCGGAGGAGGATATGCGGCAATTGTGTCTCCGGCCTGGTTGGAGGAGCGCGAGGCCGAGATGCGCCAGTTGGAGAAGCGAACCGCTATCGTGTCAAAAATGCTGTCGCAAAGTGCGGTGTCGGCCGATCTGAGCAGCAACTATCCCGACGAAGCATGGGCGGACGAGGTTATCGGAAGGCGCGCGCGCTATGCTGACTTGACGGTACTCGGACCTGAGGTGCTGGCGACAGTCACCTTCAAGAAGCGGATCGTCGAAGCCGTGTTGTTCTGGTCGGGCAAGCCGCTTCTTTTGGTTCCGCAGGGGGCGCATGCGACCTTGAAACCGAAACGTGTGCTTGTCGCCTGGGATGCCAGTCTGGAGTCATCGCGGGCGGTGCGCGAGTCCCTTGATTTGCTCGTCGGGGCGGCGGAGGTGCGTATCGTGATGATCGATCCAATCAAGGACGAACTGCACCACGGCGACGAACCCGGAGCCGATATTGCGGCCTATCTGGCCCGCCACGGCGTGAAGGTTGTGGTCGATCGTCTTCCGAGTTCAAACCAGTCGGTGGCCGACCTGCTTTTTCAGCATGCGATCGATACCGCAGCTGAGCTGATGGTGATGGGCGCCTATGGTCATTCTCGTCTGCGCGAACGCATCTTTGGCGGCGCGACCCGTTCGGCAATCGACAATCCGCCGCTGCCCATATTCTTGGCGAGATAG
- a CDS encoding host attachment protein — protein MILKNDTLVAVTDGERLRLFKSKGHEPHLELIEMDGPAMDRIHAGSGGRHRSSTAKPDDARLREDDFAGSVAAYLNDQAAEPTYEHLLVIADRRTLGELRKHYQPVLIAKLAGEVGKDFVKQSVESIKNAIAAS, from the coding sequence ATGATCCTCAAAAACGATACCCTTGTCGCGGTCACGGATGGCGAGCGGCTGAGGCTTTTTAAAAGCAAAGGCCACGAGCCGCATCTTGAGCTGATCGAGATGGACGGACCGGCCATGGACAGGATCCATGCCGGCTCGGGCGGTCGCCATCGCAGTTCGACCGCGAAGCCGGATGACGCGCGGTTGCGTGAGGATGATTTTGCCGGATCTGTAGCGGCTTATCTGAATGATCAGGCAGCGGAACCGACATACGAGCATTTGTTGGTGATCGCTGACCGGCGTACTCTGGGAGAATTGCGCAAGCACTACCAGCCCGTACTCATTGCGAAGCTGGCTGGCGAGGTCGGCAAGGACTTCGTCAAGCAGTCGGTGGAATCGATCAAGAACGCGATTGCCGCATCCTAA